CGCTTCGTTGGCGCTCCCAGGGCTGGCTTCTGCGGCCGATCCCGCCAAGGCCGGGCCCGACCAGCTCACCCTCCAGGACGGAACCGTCGTCACGGGCACGTTCTCCGAGTTCATCCCGAACAACCGCGTGACGGTGCTCGTGAACGGCGAGAGCAAGACGTACCAGTGGAGCTTCATGCGCAAGGCCACCCACGACGGGAAGGTCGTCGCGGAGAACCAGCCGGCGGCGGCGCTCCCGCCCCCCGTGGTCGTCGTGCAGCCGCAACCGCAGCAGCAGGTCGTCGTGGTGCAGGGGCAGACCGGCGCGCAGGCGGCTCCGCAGGCCGCGCTCGAAGAGTCGGTGCTCGTGCACATGGAAGGCGACAGCGATGCGGTCCTCGAGATGCAGGACCGCAAGGAGACGAACGCGTTCTCCCCGGTCTGCAACTCGCCCTGCAACAAGGTGCTTCCGCTCGACCGCATGTACCGCATCACGGGCGACGGGATGAAGGACTCGCGCCCGTTCAAGCTCTCCGGCTCGGCCGGTCAGGCCGTGAGCCTGGACGTGAACCCCGGGCGGAGGGGCGCGTTCGCGGGCGGTATCGTGATGACCGTGCTCGGTCCGCTCACGCTGCTCACGGGCTCGCTCGTGTACCTCGTGGGCGCCGCGCAGAGCAGCCTCGTCTACTCGTCGTCGTCGGGCTTCAGCACATCCGGGGACGGCAGCGGCCTCAAGGTCACCGGCGGTATCCTCATGATCGCGGGCGCGGCCCTCACGGCCGTGGGCATCCCGCTCATCGTGTCGAACGCACGCACCAAGGTCACGCAAGACGTGTCGAGCCCCGTCCGCAAAGACGGGTTCCTCCGCACGCCGACCTTCCGCAACGCGGCGAACGACGTCCCCATGCCGGCCACCAGCGAATTCACGGTCTTCGCGCGCTCGTTCTGAGGCGCCGCGCACGTCTGTGCAAAATACACGTGAGGCCCGCGCCGGCGAGTGACCGGGCGGGCCTCCGTCGTCTTCGGGTGTGGCTCAGAGCGCCTTGACGAACGCACCGGTGAACGGCGCGGCCGAAGCGTACGAGGCCTTGAGGTCGCCCATGACCTTGTCCTCGACGAGGCCGCCGACCATCATGATCTTCACGTCCACGCGGATGCGCGCGTAGCGTTTGATCTTCTTCTCGCCGATGCTCTCGCACCAGATCTCGCCCTCGGTCTTGGTCTTGTCGGCCATGGTGCTGGGCGTGATGGTGAAGGTGTAGCGGCCCGTCTTTTTGTCGTACGTGCCGACCTCGGTGTAGCTGAAGCTGTCGCCGATGAGCTTCTTCACGGGCCCGGGCAGGTTGCCGACGGGCGGATCGAGGTGCACGCGGCGGGTGGTCTTGTCGCCGTCGGTCTTGGTCTCGAGGAGCTTCCAGCCGGGGAACTTGAGCTGCTCGAGGTAGAGCCTGCGGTTGTACTCCGGATCGAAGTGGCACTTCGTCCAGTAGGTCTCCTCGGTGCACTCGAACTCGTCGACGATGGTGGTCTCGGCCATGGCTCCTCCATACTCGAAAAAGGCGACGGGCGGCCACCCGAAGGCGACCGCCCGCTCGACCCGCGGCGAACCGCAGGGTGACTTACTTCTTCGCCGGCTTGGCGGCGGGCTTCTCGGCCTTCTTCGCGGCGGGCTTGGCCGGAGCGGCCTTGGCGCGCTTGGCGGCGGCCTTGTAGTGGTCGTAGAGGCGGGGGACGGGCCACGCCTCGAGGCGCGCCTTGAAGCCGGCGTCCTTCGTGCGCTTCTCGGTCTCGAGGATCGCGGTCACGAGCTTCTCGCGCGTGCCGAACTTCTCTTTGACCTCGGTGAAGACGGCGTGGAGGCGGAGGAGCTTCGCGTTCGAGACGTGGGCGAGGCCCTTGTCGGCGTTGGTGCGGCCGAGCCAGAGGCTCTCACCGGTGAGCTTCTCGAGGGCGGCCACGAGCTTCTCTTTGTCGCCGAACTTCTCTTTGACGGTCGCGAGGGGGCTTTTCATGGGATCTCCGGGGTGCGCAAGGTAACTTGCGCGGCAAATGAGGGCCTGTCCTCTAGCCCAGCAGGGTGTGGGTCGCAAGGCCGAAGAGTCGTGTAAGGTCGGCCGCGGTGCGCGCGTTTTCGGGCTCGAGGCGCGCACGGGACGCCTCGTCTTTCGCTTTTTCTCGTAGTCCCGTCGAAAGGAAGACCATGCGCACGCACACATGGATGGCCGTCTTGGGGGCGCTCGTCGCGTTCCAGAGCGGCTGCGGAATGGCCGCCGCCGAGGCGAGGCCGACCCGATCGGCGCCCGCCGCGCGACCTCGGGGGGACGTCGCACTCGCCGGGTCGATGCCCGCACCCGCAGAAGAGTCCGACCAGCGCGTGGCCGGCAACGCCGAGGCTCCCCAAGGTGCCCCGGTACCTCCGCCGCCCCCACCTCCGCCGCCCTCCCCCGAGACGAAGGCCCCCGGCGCCGACAAGAAGGCCGAAGTGGCGGCCGCCCCCGGCGCGCGTGACGCGTCGATGATCGTCTACACGGCCACGCTCACGATGGCCGTCTACCAGGTGCAGCCGAACCTCACGGCCGTCGAGCGCATCGCCAAAGAGAAGGGCGGCTTCTTGGCCATCCGAGGCGACAACCGCATCACGGTTCGGGTGCCGCGCGAGCGCTTCGAGGACGCCCTCGGCGCCATCGAGAAGGTCGGCGACGTGCTCCACCGCGACGTCACCGCCGAGGACGTGACCGACCAGTACACGGACCTCGAGATCCGCATCAAAAACGCGCGAGCCATGCAGACGCGCTTGAAGCAGCTCCTCGAGAAGGCCGCGGTGAAAGAGGCCCTCGACATCGAGAAGGAGCTCGCCCGCGTGACCGAGGAGCTCGAGCTCATGGAGGGGAAGCTCAAGCTCCTGAAAGACAAGATCGCCTACTCGACGATCACCGTGGTGTTCGAGGGGCGCGGCGCCGCGCTCTCGGGGGCGCAGAAGGTCCGCCTCCCGTTCCCGTGGCTGGGTCAGCTCGGGCTCGTGAACCTGCTGCGACTCGAGGAGGAGAAGCCATGAGAGCCTTGCACTTCGTATGGATCTTGGCGCTCGCCCTCTCGGCGGCCGCGTGTGGCAGGCCCTTCAAGGTGGCGACGGCCCCGGGGTTCGTCGAGCTCGAGGGGCAGGGGAACGAGGGGTACGCCTATCGAGCCACGAGCCCCGAGGGCGTGGTCGTCGCGGTGCGTGTCATGGAAGACGAGGACCGCGCCGACGTGGGGTTCTGGACCAAGTCGATCGTCCTCCAGATGCGCGACGTCTCGGGCTACGCGCTCGTGCGTACGGTCGACGTGACCTCACGGGACGGTACGCCCGGCAAGCGCCTCGAGCTCGCCCACGACGAGGACGGAAAGCCCTACATTTACTGGGTCACCGTCTACACGGCGCAGGGCAAGCTCTTCATCGTGGAGGCCGGCGCGCCGAAGGATCTCTTCGAGCGGAGCCAGGCCTCGGTCGAGTGGACGATGAAGAGCGTCAAGGTGAAGTGCGACACGATCGTCTCGCCCGTGCTCGCGTCCCGCACCTGCAACCGCTGGTGAAATCATGGGAGGTGGGGCGGCGAGCGCTACGTCGTCCCACCGAGCCTGTCCCGCCGACCCTGTATAAAGTCTCGACAACCTTTTCTTGGGTGCTAGAGGTTTCATCATGAGCCTCACACACGCGGAACGGGTCGAAGGCGGTCTCTTGGGGCTCCTCGTGGGCGACGCCCTCGGTGTCCCGTACGAGTTTCATCGGCCGGAGAATCTGCCGCCCCGCGAGGCGCTCGAGATGGTGCCTCCACAGGGCTTTCCTCGCGCCCACCGCGGCGTGCCGGCCGGCACCTGGTCCGACGACGGGGCCCTCGCGCTCGCGCTCCTCGACTCGCTCCTCACGTGCGGCGCGCTCGACCTCGACGATTTCGCGCGGCGTATGCTCGCCTGGTTCGAGGAGGGCGCGTACACCGCGGACGGGCGCGTGTTCGACGTCGGCGTGCAGACGTCGCGGGCCTTCCGCGCCATCTTGGGTGGCGCGAGCCCCGAGGTCTCGGGCCCCTCCGCCGAGCGCGAGAACGGCAACGGGTCGCTCATGCGCGTGCTGCCCCTCGCGCTCTTCCACGACGGGCCCCTCGAGGAGCTCGTCACGTTGGCCGAGCGTCAGAGCCTGCCCACGCACGGTCATTGGCGCTCTCGTGTGTCGTGCGCGTTCTACTGCGTCTGGGCGAGGCACGAGCTCTCGGGCCACACGGACGGCTTCGCGCGTGCGGCCGCCGACCTTCGCCGCATGTACGCCGACTCGGCGGAGCGCCTCGAGGTGCTCGAATTTCACCTCCGTCCGGAGGACGAGAGCCCCGGGGGAGGGAGCGGGTACGTGATCGACACCCTCCGATCCTCGCGTGACGTCCTCCGCGAGCCGTCGTTCGAGGCCGTGGTCAAGGCGGCCGTGGCGCTCGGGCACGACACGGACACCACCGCGTGCGTGGCCGGGGGGATCGCGGGCATCCGTCACGGCGTGCAAGGCATACCGGCACGGTTTCGTGAGGCCCTCGCGGGCGAGCGCGTCTATAGGCCCCTCCTCGACCGCCTGCTCGCCCGGGTACGCGCGACCTAGGCCTCGGTTTCGTCCGAACGTTTACCGGCGTGCGGCGCTCTGTTAGGGATGCGCCCGATGGGAAAGCCCCGCGTCCGTTTCGCTCCGTCTCCAACCGGCTACCTCCACATCGGAGGCGTGCGCACCGCGCTCTTCAACTGGCTCTGGGCCCGTAAGACGGGCGGCGCGTTCGTCCTGCGCATCGAGGACACGGATCAGGAGCGCTCCACGCCCGCGAGCCGCCAGGTCATCCTCGACTCGCTCCGCTGGCTCGGGATCGACTGGGACGAGGGGCCCGAGGTGGGCGGCGCGCACGGCCCGTACACCCAAATGGAGAGGCTTGCACTCTACAAGGAGTACGCGGAGCGGCTCATCGCCGAGGGCAAGGCCTTCCGGTGCTACAAAACCCGTGAAGAGCTCGAGGCCGCGCGAAACGCCCTCAAAGAGAAGGACCCGAAGGCCGAGTTCCGCTACCCGCGCGAGTGGCGCGATCAGCCCGAGCGGCCCGGCGAGAAGTACGTCGTGCGGTTGAAG
The sequence above is a segment of the Myxococcales bacterium genome. Coding sequences within it:
- a CDS encoding DUF2505 family protein gives rise to the protein MAETTIVDEFECTEETYWTKCHFDPEYNRRLYLEQLKFPGWKLLETKTDGDKTTRRVHLDPPVGNLPGPVKKLIGDSFSYTEVGTYDKKTGRYTFTITPSTMADKTKTEGEIWCESIGEKKIKRYARIRVDVKIMMVGGLVEDKVMGDLKASYASAAPFTGAFVKAL
- a CDS encoding DUF4349 domain-containing protein, translating into MRTHTWMAVLGALVAFQSGCGMAAAEARPTRSAPAARPRGDVALAGSMPAPAEESDQRVAGNAEAPQGAPVPPPPPPPPPSPETKAPGADKKAEVAAAPGARDASMIVYTATLTMAVYQVQPNLTAVERIAKEKGGFLAIRGDNRITVRVPRERFEDALGAIEKVGDVLHRDVTAEDVTDQYTDLEIRIKNARAMQTRLKQLLEKAAVKEALDIEKELARVTEELELMEGKLKLLKDKIAYSTITVVFEGRGAALSGAQKVRLPFPWLGQLGLVNLLRLEEEKP
- a CDS encoding serine/threonine protein kinase; its protein translation is MRALHFVWILALALSAAACGRPFKVATAPGFVELEGQGNEGYAYRATSPEGVVVAVRVMEDEDRADVGFWTKSIVLQMRDVSGYALVRTVDVTSRDGTPGKRLELAHDEDGKPYIYWVTVYTAQGKLFIVEAGAPKDLFERSQASVEWTMKSVKVKCDTIVSPVLASRTCNRW
- a CDS encoding ADP-ribosylglycohydrolase family protein, with the translated sequence MSLTHAERVEGGLLGLLVGDALGVPYEFHRPENLPPREALEMVPPQGFPRAHRGVPAGTWSDDGALALALLDSLLTCGALDLDDFARRMLAWFEEGAYTADGRVFDVGVQTSRAFRAILGGASPEVSGPSAERENGNGSLMRVLPLALFHDGPLEELVTLAERQSLPTHGHWRSRVSCAFYCVWARHELSGHTDGFARAAADLRRMYADSAERLEVLEFHLRPEDESPGGGSGYVIDTLRSSRDVLREPSFEAVVKAAVALGHDTDTTACVAGGIAGIRHGVQGIPARFREALAGERVYRPLLDRLLARVRAT